A single Aquificaceae bacterium DNA region contains:
- a CDS encoding bifunctional nuclease family protein: protein MIEMVVHGVTLDPVSQMPIVVLRAKDNEEVLLPIWIGIFEADSIVRQLQNIEPPRPMTYELMKSIIENMGARLEKVVISDLRDSTYYAELHILQGNNLIVIDSRPSDAINLALRFDAPVFVEEEVLEKSKVPKPEEDEEKEKLREWLENIKPEDFEKGLS from the coding sequence ATGATTGAGATGGTGGTGCATGGAGTCACCCTTGACCCAGTGTCTCAGATGCCTATAGTGGTGCTTAGAGCAAAGGATAACGAGGAGGTATTATTACCCATATGGATTGGTATCTTTGAGGCGGACAGCATAGTGCGTCAACTTCAAAATATAGAACCTCCAAGACCTATGACCTACGAGCTTATGAAAAGCATCATAGAAAACATGGGAGCGAGGCTTGAAAAAGTAGTCATAAGTGACCTTAGAGACAGCACTTACTATGCGGAGCTCCATATATTGCAAGGTAATAACCTTATAGTAATAGACTCAAGACCGAGCGATGCCATAAACCTTGCTTTGAGGTTTGACGCTCCTGTATTTGTGGAAGAAGAGGTGCTTGAAAAGTCCAAAGTGCCAAAACCAGAAGAGGATGAGGAAAAGGAAAAGTTAAGAGAGTGGCTTGAAAACATAAAGCCAGAAGATTTTGAAAAGGGGTTAAGTTGA